In the Arachis ipaensis cultivar K30076 chromosome B04, Araip1.1, whole genome shotgun sequence genome, TTCtgttctttgattttttattctTGATTTTTCACTGCATCTATTATGATTCACCATAGCACGCTATTTGATGTTATTTCATATATGAGTGTTTCATTTATATCATAATTAGTAATACAACTCTAAATCTTTGAAGTTTGGCTAATTATAATTCATAGAGCATgttacaaattatttttataaaactcagaagaaaattgaaaagatgcATGCCTATTGAAAGTTGAAACCAAATTAATAGTACTGTTTTAACTCTTTCCTAGTAGTCAATAGCAGAAATAGGCATTTGGTTTAAATATGCATGTAATGTTACAAAGAATTTGATCCTTGTTACTTATCTAGCTTAAATATGTATTATTTTTACCTTCTTGACTAAACAGATTTTTGTCTCTCTTAATGACCTTTAGTTTATTactgtaaaattgatgagcaaaccAGAGAGTTTTAAGGAACTAAGACAGCGATGAAAGAAGGAAATACTTgctatttaattttttgttgattgtcATTATCAATCTTATATTTGGTTTAATATTTCTTCAATGGCATagaactaattttattttttgtgccTTAAAATACTAGTGAAGTCACTATCATAGTACTAAATATGCTTCAGGGATTTGGCCAAATTAAAGGGCTAGGTTCTTGTCCTCGTCTATGTttcacttattttttatttttatttttatttttatttcatgacttcttaataaaaataataataatatatatttctaAATTTTGCATTTCTTCTCACTCATCTTCTTATGTAGTTAATGTCTTTGTTTCCTTGTTTTTGTGTTTCCATTCACTCACTTCACTTTCACACACACTCTCCTCTCTGCTGCTTCTGTCACAGCTCTTTAATTTTGCTCCATGAAACCGTTGCAACACTAAGTTCGCTCTTCTTCATACAGTCACTCAAATCCTGTCTTGTGACCCTTTTCAGGTTTGATCctcaatctttattttattttgttttcagtaTCTCGGGTGTGTTAATTGACCAAAGTTTGTAACTTTCTCTGTGATTCTCTGAGCTGTTATGTTTTCTCTGAGTGGCATTTTCTGCTGTTTGCTTTAATTTTGGAACTGGATTTTGTCAATTATTCCATGACATTGACTTGAAGTAATTAACTGGccctttaaattattattattattattttgaaaaaaaattcttttttttggGTGAGCTTGATTTATGTTGTTTGTGGTGTTTGGCTTGGAATTTTGCTTGGTGTTTAAGGTTTTAGAATGGGTTGGTGTGTGAGTAGACATGTTGCAGTTCATCTTGGTCTTTTATCTTTAATGTGAAGCCTTTTAGTTGTTTTCTATAAAGTTTGGTAAGCTGTGTGAAACCAGCTTCTCTTTTTGTCTTTGTTGTTTTGGTTGATTGGAACTATTGTAGAATTTCTCTGCCTTTATTTCATAGGGTTATTATCCCGATCTATGGCCAATAAGTCAATAACCCTATTGTAAAATTAAAAGTAGAAAGTAGAATTAAAAGTCAACAAAACAATGAGTGGATATGGATGATTGTGCTGAGTGGATATGGATAATTGTGTTTTCAAATTCTATTTCTCTTTGCTATTTTAGGTGAAAGTTGAGCAAAACTGGTTTGATCAAAATGCTAACTCAGTTGAATTAGTTACTTATGGCTGGtcgcattttttttttaaataagtaggTTCACATAATTGATCTAGATTCTAAGATCAACAAGGTTTTGTCATGTTTAGGGTGCGAGAACCTTGATCTCAATAGCTAGAAACTACGATGTTTAGGATAGGTAGTTAGAAAGATTAACACTTCTGAGATCCAGATCATGTTTAaacatttaaatataatattatgaATTTGATCTGATGGTATGTAATCATGTTGTCTGCCGTATGCTATGCTTTTACTTGTTGGGTGCGGTGCTGCCAAAATATTTAAGTATTTCTCTAATATCAGTAATTACTGGTGCTGTTTCAATGGTTACAAGGTGAgctggtttagaaattagataaaCCAGGGCCTGTTTTATGGTTATCTTGTATGTCATTGAAGATATCAAAACCTTTGCTCCTGAAGGCTAATGAGTTCAAGTGTGTGAATACTTTTATTTCTCTAAGAAAGAACACATTGCAACTGTGCTTAACTACTGTATAATTGTCAGTGTGATGTGTACATATGGAAGTATAGTCATTGTTGTCTTAGTCAACACATGGTTCAATGATTAACAGAATAATGTATTTTATTCAATTTGCTTCCAGAGTTGGCGTGTCTGGAGAGTCTTGAGATTTCTTGCAGTAAAGTCACTAATTTTGGCATCAGCTTTCTAAAATGTACTTTCCGTTTCCTTGTATTATTGTGGTGTTTCAGTAcaattaggattttttattttataggtTCAACCTAGCATTTTCATCTTCTTCCAtggatttttctttattttctatttttatgtgAATATATGGTTATAATTCTGAATGCAGCTATCAACCAATCAGTTTGTCTTTTCCGGGGAAAAATTTCAGTTATATATCCAATCTTCCTTGTGCTTCATTTCTTTGATGTAGACTTCAGTTGTATAAATCATTCTTGGAAAAGTCTCTTTGTTTTTCCATTTGTCCTTGTAATTTCTGAAGTTGATATTGTTTATGTTAGTCAGTAGACATATTGCAGTGTGAACTATAAACAGTACCGATATACAATACTAGCATCTCAACTTGCCAGTTTGAACAGAATTCTTGAGTTTCAGTATTTCATAATTATCTATGCTTCATTAATTTTCGATGATGTCTTGGTTCATTTCAGGGTTGCAAAAGCTTTCCTTACTAAACTTGGAAGGGTGCCTTGTAACAGCTGCATGCTTGGATTCTCTTACAGGTTTAATTGCTTGATATACTTTTATGCTAAAATATCCAATTTAACCTTTCAGATAATATATATATGGTCATATATCATATCAAATAGCAGCTGCTAGGTTAAGACTTACATGTCTGTGAAACAAGTTTATTTGTAACAATCGTTTATATGTTGAAAATTTTCAGGTTATTAAGCGCATTACTGATGGCGGAGCAGATTTTTCTTTCGAATGTATAGGCGACACTGACATGATAACCACTGCATTGCAGTCCTGTTGTGATGTAATACTCATTGTAGCCAAAACTCTCCTTCAATGTTTTGAGCTATCATTTTACTTCAAAGCCAACCAAAATTCATTTATAAACTCTCATAGTTGAAACATTTTATGTTTATGGCACTGTAATCTTTGttctaatttgaataaaataaaataggtgTTGAGGTTAAGCCAGGGGATTGCGTTAAAATAGATGAGTTGGAAGTAGCTAATGCCTACATCCACATCTCTCAAGTTCGCTTCTTTTCATGCTTATTGTTTTCTCGTGTTTTTTGGAATAAATCTTCTAAAGCGTTTCCCCTCTCAGGTTGCGCTGGGAGAGGCCTCAAAGAATGAGAAATCTAAGGAACCTGTGGTTGTCTACCTCTAAGTTAGAGTGCAGAAGCTTGTTTTGGGAACTTTGAACAGGGAGGAAatcccccaaatacccttgaaTTTGGTTCTCGACCAAGAGGCTGAGCTTTTCCCACACTTGCCAGAGTGCCagtgtctatttctatggatatAGGGCTGATCGATATCCTTTACACCACTAGTATATGTTAATTTATTCGTTGTTTTTGAATTGGTCTTGGTCCCCTGTCATTAGAAAATTTTGAATATGAAAAGTGCAAGTTTCAATGATGTGTGTTGTTACTTGTGAATGTTTTTTCCTTGACTTTTGATGTGTTTCCTATGGCACTGATGAGGACGTACCTGGTGATTTTGGTTCTGATGACTATTCAGGTATGGCACAGACCTATCTCGTAAATTTGATGAATTGTTATAGATTTATGATTCACTTGCTCAAACATTGTTTGATTTGTACAGAGAGTGATGAGAAAGAGGCTGCATTGAATTTCAAAGATAATGGTTGATAGTTCTGCTCAATCCAAAATGTACTATTTACTTGTTCATTCTATGATGTGAGTAACTAATTATTAATCTTCATTCAGGAAAACTTGAAACCAAGTCTGAAAAGGTAAAGATTGATTAACCAAAAAAGGATGTGAGTGGTGCCCCAGCAAAGAAAGTCAATGTTGCTGTTCCAAAGAAAGATGAAGAGGACGAGGACTCTGATGGTGACGATGATGACGACGATGACGATGAGtttgatgatgaggatgaatctGGAAGTGAGGTAACACAATGAGTTTGTTATCTACTCTCTGttgcaattattttttaattttatttgaaacttaatggaaaaataaaagcaCTGCGCTTCTTTTCAAGTATTAATTTTGTGGGAAACTTTATTGATAATTGTAGATGGATGCTGATAGTGATGAGGACGGGAGTGATGAAGATGAAGAGACACCTGTGAAGAAAGTAACATTACTGTGTGGTCCTGTTTCCTCGTATATTGTcttgtgtattattattatttgacatTAAAAACTAAATGCATTGCTTTATGTCTTGAAGGTTGACCAGGGAAAGAAGAGACCAAATGTGTCTGCAACAAAAACTCCAGTTCCTGCTGCTAAGAAAGCTAAAAATGTAACTCCTGAAAAGTCTGGTGAGACTATTAGCTATCTTTACAATTCGATATTGCATAACTTCGTAGTGTTGTTGAGGAAAATAGTCGATATTGCGACATGTCATGCATGCTCACTTGATAGCATTCCAAGTGCACCATCATATTTAATGTACTTTGTGTTGTAGGTGGCAAGAAAATTGCACATGCACCAACCCCTCACCCCGTGAAGAAAGGTGGAAATCCGAACAGCGCAGGGAAGTTCCAGTCACCTAAAACTGGTTCACAGCAGCAGAAAAAGGGTGGAAAGAAGGGTGGTCATTGATCATGAAGTTTCTAATATGTACTAATTTTTGCTTTTATTGCATTGGAATATCGTAATCGGTGTAATGGTTTGGAGGTTTACTAAATTTTGTTTGCTAGAGGTGGCTACTAGTTTGATGAGTTGAGTTCTCAAAAATTTTGTTGGACAACTATTTTGTATTATTTgagttaaaatatattaattatcttTATTATTCAAATCTGAGCTACTCTCTAATGCTGAGAACGTCCATGGCACCACTTGTTTTGACTATTTTCTGTATGTCAGGTTACTTTTTACCCTTGATTTTCATAACGCAAACTACATGATTTCTATTTGTTTTTTGGTATTCCTAAAGACATTGTTAAGGCTATTTTATGTATTGAACAATCAAAGATGCTTGCTGAGTCAGGATCAAAACTTCGTTTTAAATTTGAGCCTTAATGCTCTAATTGGGATTTGGGAACTCATCCTTCCTTGTTTAAAATGATATGAACTTGAGTCTCCGTTCATTTGCAAACAATATTTTGGGGATCGCATAGTCGTGAATCCAATTATACACCATTCAACTCCAATATTCCGAATACTCAAACTAAACTACGCAACAATGGCTAAATTCATATTTACCTAATTACATTCATTGTCTTCCTTTGGTTCCCTCATTCAATATCCTAGTTTTTTTCCCTTAAAATCTTTTCGTTTTATAAACCACTCACATGGACTAATCTTCATGCATGGATGGGACTTGACCTTGCATtgaatcatcatcaccatcattaaCGAATGGCACATAAACTCGCAAACTCTTCCTAAACTTGCGAATTTAACCTAGTTTGACCGAGTTTACTCAATCTAGTTTATATCAAAGTTAACTCAATTCCACCATCTAATACGAGTACAAGTTTACAAATTAACTCGCTAAGTTTGACAACAATGCCTCTCTACCAAtgcaaaaacaaataaaagagaAGCTAATCATACATTTTAACCATCCACGGTAATTTACAGTCACAACATAACGAAATAATTAAAGTTCGAAATCCAGCCTCCAATTGAACTCTAAACCATATATATATCCTAATAAGCTAGGAAAATAAAAAACCATTTCAAATAGACTGCCATTACAAGAAACCAACATGCCAGTAATGGCTTCACCCGAGATTACTTGTTGAAAATATCACCAAACCAGGAACCTGCAGCGCACTCCAAGAACATGTACACAATTCCAcggtaaaattgcattaaatcaATGGTTCGGTTCATAAAAGGAAGGATACCCTGAACCTACAAAACTTGTAAATAATGTAAGAAAGTGACTTTTTAGAGAAAAATAAAGCTTTATAGAATACAAAACCCATACAGAACCATTGAATTGGTCATTCACTAGCCCTTCATGTATGATAGAGATCAGTCCCTGActgtaaaataaaagaattcatGCACACATGCAAATCAACCATAATAACAAGCATACATGATCAACTGAATGGTAAAACTAATAACTGATCCCTTGTAAAAAAAGATATTCAggttgaaagaaagaaaggaatctGGTTTTGTAatgaaagatttttaaaaaataaagaggATATATTTTTAACATGACAAAGTATGTTTCCATTTTACACTAACAAGATCCAAGGCTTAACAAGAACTTGTGTTTGTTAGGAGATGGGACTAAGGGGTGTCTACTTAATTCTTGTGAATATGGATTAGGAAAGTAACTCTAAGCAAATTGGACAAAATGAACCAAAACGAAATAATTGAGATTTGAGACAAAGGTAAAAACAAAAAGGGGGCCAATAATTTGTGACAATCTTGGACAGAGTGTATGAAAATTTGTAGGAACACAAGAAAAATAGGAAATGTTTACACATCATTACCTATAGAGCTACCGAGTACATACAAGCAGTGTAAACAAGAAATAGGGGCACCCTATGCAACAAAAAGAAATTGTCACTTTAGGTAGTTTAATAGAAAATTTCATGTTAGTTGAAACCTTCCGAATATGGTATTGAACCTCAAGAATTTATCCTAATGCAGAAAATTTCGTATTATTTTGTCAAAGTTGTGTGCAATGCAATGAAAACTACTGCTAGAAGAAAATCAGCAATATGTGCTTTTAAGATCTCAACTCATCATGTGAATGCTACATTATTGTTGGAAATTAAGATATAATCAATTCATTCTTGGAACATACATATTTTTTTTGTTCTATTATTTATTACCATTCATGTTTGGTCCACGTTAGATTATTTTTCTCTTATGCAGGTTGGAAGCAGAACTAATTGAAGAAATTGTCACAACTGTTTGGACAAGGCTACAACCTAAATTGCCAACATTTAGGGATGGATTGGTTGGAATTGATAAGAAGATAGAAGACATGAACTCATTTTTAAGACCAGATGTAAAGGATGTTTGCTTTATAGACAACTCTTGCTAAGTCTTGTATATGAAAATTCGAAGAAAATTCGAAATTAGTTGCACCCTTGAAGCGAGATCCAATTGAAGAGAACTTTGAAGATTTTAAAGATTCCGATGGGGAAGGGGAACATATATTTtctcaaaaaatagaaaaaataagaatTCAACAATTTGTCAAAATTAACAACA is a window encoding:
- the LOC107637741 gene encoding histone deacetylase HDT1-like yields the protein MDADSDEDGSDEDEETPVKKVDQGKKRPNVSATKTPVPAAKKAKNVTPEKSGGKKIAHAPTPHPVKKGGNPNSAGKFQSPKTGSQQQKKGGKKGGH